Genomic window (Psilocybe cubensis strain MGC-MH-2018 chromosome 1, whole genome shotgun sequence):
AAGTGGCGTAGAGACGTGACCGATTATCTTCAACTCCTTCTTCGGAAATCTGGACACCATCTTCACACAACTGCAGAGCGCGAAGTTGTCAGAACTATCAAAGAGAAATGTTGCTATATTGCCTTAAATCCTGCgaaggaggaaaaggatGCTGCAGGACGTGTCGAAGAGTTCCGATTGCCTGACGGGAACGTTGTCCAAGTACGTTTAATCTCATACGTCATCAACGCTTTAAATCTAACATGTTGCCTTCGTATCCAGCTTGGTGTTGAACGATTCCGTGCCCCTGAAATTCTTTTTAATCCCGAATTAATTGGTCAGGAATACGCTGGCGTGCACCAAGTCGTCGTTGATTCCATTGTTCGGGTGGATTTGGACCTTCGAAAGAGTTTATTCTCAAATATTGTACTAAGCGGAGGAAGTACGCTTTGTAAAGGTACCTTATACCGTTTAAGTTTCCAATCGGTTTGATATGGCTCATTCATCACTTTAAGGGTTCGGAGACCGATTGCTCAACGAAGTAAAGAAAGTGGCCGTCAAAGATGTTAGGATCAAGATATATGCACCGCCGGAGCGCAAGTACTCCACCTGGATCGGTGGCTCAATCTTAGCTGGCCTAAATACCTTTAAAAAGGTGGGCAAACTGATTTTCTTTCTAGTCATTTTGACTCACCGACTTTTGGTAGATGTGGGTGTCTGCCGAGGAGTATCAAGAGGATCCAGATATTATACACAAGAAGTCGGGTTTCTGATTTGGTAACCTTGGATCTTTGCATTTCATCTTATGATACCCATATACGACTTATTAATCCATATTCCACCATTATCATCATTGAGACGAGGCCAGCTTATGCAATGAAATTGTTCGACTGAGGACATGCTGCAGAACAGAGACCAAAAAAGGTATGGAGGGGCACATGCATAATATTGGTGAAAGACGATATATGCATACAAAGTAAAGCCAGATACTGGAAGGCGGCGGACAACCTCTACTTCTTCTTGGGagcctctgaggccttggattttttggTGCCGCGGAGCTGAGG
Coding sequences:
- a CDS encoding Actin-2, whose protein sequence is MSGEYDDVLTNQPVVIDNGSGTIKAGFAGQDHPKCFFPSFVGRPKHVRVMAGALEGDAFIGRRAQEYRGLLKIKYPMEHGIVTDWDDMERIWNWVYTEELGTLSEEHPVLLTEAPLNPRSNRDVAAQIFFETFNVPALFTSVQAVLSLYSSGRTTGIVLDSGDGVTHAVPVFEGFSMPHAIRRVDVAGRDVTDYLQLLLRKSGHHLHTTAEREVVRTIKEKCCYIALNPAKEEKDAAGRVEEFRLPDGNVVQLGVERFRAPEILFNPELIGQEYAGVHQVVVDSIVRVDLDLRKSLFSNIVLSGGSTLCKGFGDRLLNEVKKVAVKDVRIKIYAPPERKYSTWIGGSILAGLNTFKKMWVSAEEYQEDPDIIHKKSGF